From Skermanella sp. TT6, a single genomic window includes:
- a CDS encoding aspartyl/asparaginyl beta-hydroxylase domain-containing protein produces the protein MFMDPAQVPELAALSDAWMDIRAELLALSKEYFIAWPEKSIYDGNWTVFPLYKFGQKVEEHCALCPRTTDAIEGIPGLLTAGFSSLAPGTYIGPHFGYTSEVLRAHLGLLTPPDCAIRVGPETKSWTPGGLMLFDDTTEHEAWNRSGETRVVLLLDYKRDPAADVRYPDHVLAYGQGQ, from the coding sequence ATGTTCATGGACCCGGCGCAGGTGCCGGAACTGGCCGCCCTCTCCGACGCCTGGATGGACATCCGGGCCGAACTGCTCGCCCTCTCCAAGGAATATTTCATCGCCTGGCCCGAGAAGAGCATCTACGACGGGAACTGGACGGTGTTCCCGCTTTACAAGTTCGGCCAGAAGGTGGAGGAGCACTGCGCGCTCTGCCCGCGCACCACCGACGCCATCGAAGGGATCCCCGGACTGCTCACCGCCGGCTTCTCCTCCCTGGCGCCCGGGACCTATATCGGGCCCCATTTCGGCTATACCAGCGAGGTCCTGCGCGCCCACCTGGGGCTGCTGACACCCCCCGACTGCGCGATCCGGGTCGGTCCGGAGACCAAGTCCTGGACTCCCGGGGGCCTGATGCTGTTCGACGACACGACCGAGCACGAGGCCTGGAACCGCAGCGGCGAGACGCGCGTCGTGCTGCTGCTCGACTACAAGCGCGATCCCGCCGCCGACGTCCGGTATCCCGACCATGTCCTGGCCTACGGGCAAGGGCAGTAA
- a CDS encoding nucleobase:cation symporter-2 family protein — MATTLHPVDQRLPLPRLIPLALQHVLVMYAGAVAVPLIIGRALSLPPEDVAFLISADLFACGLATLVQCLGFPGVGIRLPVMMGVTFASVGPMLSMAAAPDVGLLGIYGSVIAAGVFGIAAAPFISRLLPLFPPVVTGTIILVIGISLMRVGINWAGGGLPMLTRMVDGVPAAFPNPNYGQVTGLGIALFVLLVILALIKWGKGFVANIAVLLGIVAGSVLAASLGLMHFEKVATAAWFDLVLPFHFGMPQFHLIPILTMCIVMLVVMIESLGMFLALGDITGREVNQASLTRGLRADGVGTLLGGIFNTFPYTSFSQNVGLVGITGVRSRWVTVAGGVIMLILGLLPKMAALVEAVPVVVLGGAGLVMFGMVAATGARILTAVDFRNNPNNMFIVAISIGFGMIPLVAPNFFKNLPHALHPLLESGILLAAIVAVALNAFFNGMKSAEHARGEASAAAAAAEHV; from the coding sequence ATGGCGACCACCCTCCACCCCGTGGACCAACGACTGCCGCTGCCGCGGCTGATTCCCCTGGCTTTGCAGCACGTGCTGGTGATGTATGCCGGCGCGGTCGCGGTACCGCTGATCATCGGGCGGGCGCTGAGCCTGCCCCCGGAGGACGTCGCCTTCCTGATCAGCGCCGACCTGTTCGCCTGCGGGTTGGCGACGCTGGTGCAGTGCCTGGGTTTCCCTGGAGTCGGCATTCGGCTGCCGGTGATGATGGGCGTGACCTTCGCCTCGGTCGGCCCGATGCTCTCCATGGCGGCGGCGCCCGATGTCGGGCTGCTGGGAATCTATGGCTCGGTCATCGCGGCGGGCGTGTTCGGGATCGCGGCTGCACCCTTCATCAGCAGGTTGTTGCCTCTTTTTCCACCGGTCGTGACCGGCACGATCATCCTGGTGATCGGCATCTCCCTGATGCGGGTCGGGATCAACTGGGCCGGCGGCGGGCTGCCGATGCTGACCAGGATGGTGGACGGCGTGCCGGCTGCCTTCCCGAACCCCAATTACGGCCAGGTGACCGGGTTGGGCATCGCGCTGTTCGTGCTGCTGGTGATCCTGGCGCTGATCAAGTGGGGCAAGGGGTTCGTCGCCAACATCGCTGTGCTGCTGGGCATCGTCGCCGGATCGGTGCTGGCCGCGTCGCTGGGCCTGATGCATTTCGAGAAGGTCGCGACCGCGGCCTGGTTCGACCTCGTGCTGCCTTTCCATTTCGGGATGCCGCAGTTCCACCTGATCCCGATCCTGACCATGTGCATCGTGATGCTGGTCGTCATGATCGAGTCGCTGGGCATGTTCCTGGCGCTGGGCGACATCACCGGCCGCGAGGTGAACCAGGCGTCGCTGACCCGGGGCCTGCGCGCCGACGGCGTCGGCACGCTGCTGGGCGGCATCTTCAACACCTTTCCCTACACCTCGTTCTCGCAGAATGTCGGTCTGGTCGGCATCACCGGGGTGCGCTCCCGCTGGGTCACGGTGGCGGGAGGCGTGATCATGCTGATCCTGGGCCTGCTGCCCAAGATGGCGGCTCTGGTCGAGGCGGTGCCGGTGGTGGTGCTCGGCGGGGCGGGGCTGGTGATGTTCGGCATGGTCGCCGCGACCGGCGCCCGGATCCTGACCGCCGTCGATTTCCGCAACAACCCGAACAACATGTTCATCGTCGCGATCTCCATCGGGTTCGGCATGATCCCGCTGGTGGCGCCGAACTTCTTCAAGAACCTGCCCCACGCCCTGCACCCGCTGCTGGAGTCCGGCATCCTGCTGGCCGCCATCGTCGCGGTCGCGCTGAACGCCTTCTTCAACGGCATGAAGAGCGCGGAGCACGCCCGCGGCGAGGCCTCCGCGGCAGCGGCGGCGGCCGAGCACGTGTGA
- a CDS encoding 2,4'-dihydroxyacetophenone dioxygenase family protein, with the protein MTATANDTATARRDPSRVAYQKPQPFGMMPDIFFGGALDLGDDDRSWVPQADGVWFKPLILNVSQGYYVNLLKVRQSGVLSRHRHSGPVHAFTLRGSWHYLEHDWIAREGDYAFEPPGETHTLVVPEGVEEMVTLFHVTGGYTYVDPQGEALGYEDVFTKLANARRHFEAIGLGADHVQRLVR; encoded by the coding sequence ATGACCGCCACAGCGAACGATACCGCCACCGCACGCCGGGACCCCAGCCGGGTCGCCTACCAGAAGCCGCAGCCTTTCGGCATGATGCCGGACATCTTCTTCGGCGGCGCCCTGGACCTCGGCGACGACGACCGCTCCTGGGTGCCCCAGGCGGACGGCGTCTGGTTCAAGCCGCTGATCCTCAACGTCAGCCAGGGCTACTATGTCAACCTGCTGAAGGTCCGCCAGTCCGGCGTGCTGTCCCGCCACCGCCATTCCGGCCCGGTCCACGCCTTCACCCTGCGCGGCTCGTGGCACTATCTGGAGCATGACTGGATCGCCCGCGAGGGCGATTACGCCTTCGAACCGCCGGGCGAGACCCATACGCTGGTCGTGCCGGAAGGCGTGGAGGAGATGGTGACCCTGTTCCACGTGACCGGCGGCTACACCTATGTCGATCCCCAGGGCGAGGCGCTGGGTTACGAGGACGTCTTCACCAAGCTCGCCAACGCCCGCCGCCACTTCGAGGCGATCGGGCTGGGTGCCGACCACGTCCAGCGTTTGGTGCGGTAA